agtgagtgtatacAACAGCTGTCAGTGAAACTCACCTTATCCTGCTCATACAAAGAGCCCTGCggaagaaaataaaacatttagcatCATAAAGAGTCCAATTAGCATCCCGACTGGCACTGCTCGATACCAGTGAGACCAGTTTTTGAATAGACCGTCTCTCACCAGTCGCCCATTTCTCTTGTTTTCTCTGATCTGCTGGCCCAGACTGTCCAGCTCCAGCTGGTGGACCTGTAAGTATGACCTAACAACAACAAAATGCAATGTTTCACTTTTAATGATTTTCCACCTGGCAGGCACCCACGTTGAGTGTCAACTCACTGTAAGCCCCGACGTAAGGCGGCGTAGACCTCATCCAGCCGCTCAGGCTGCGGGGTTTTGGCAGGGGGCAGCTTGGTGGAGCCTGTGAACATCCTGCTTCCTTACAAGGCACGTTTCTCTTGGATCAAACAGTGCTGGTAGGCGGAGAGCCGCACAGTGACAAAAGTTAATTTCTGCGACGAGACAATCATAAAGAAAGCAGGCTGGAGGAAGCAGGATGGAGGTACCTGATGACTGGAGGGATCCTGTCACTACTGGAGCATGCTGGCAGGGCCAAATGGAGCACTGGGGCTTTAATAAACCAAAGGACATGTCCTGTAATTGTGCCCAAAAGACAGATGAGAGGCCTTTTCCCACTCATGCTTCACTGTACCGGACAGGAATATTCCTCCCACCCGGCCATTTTTTAACAATCTTCATAATGACAGATGGGAAGGAGGCGATAGAGGACAGAAACCTGTTTCACTTCCACTCTGGGTAAATATTTTAAGTGTCTGAGTCACAGCATGATGCTCTCTATAGCTACGACCACAGCAGTCACCACGCTTAAGCTTGTcttcctttttcttcttttctccTGCCGCCACTCCCCCCATCTTTTCGCCCCCACTTCCCTGCACAGAGCAGGAAGTCTCCTAGTGGCCTCCATACAGGAAATTCTACACAGACGCTTGGCCCGAGAATATAAAGCAATCCCTGCGACGTAGGCGAATGTGTAAAATAATGGCTGTTTTTCGAAAAGAAAATGTTGAGATTTGCGTGATCAGGGTGACTATAGGAGGAGGGTCGTGCCTGTGCTAAGCTAGTCACAAAAGAGATTATGGTTTTAAACCAACTTAAATCTGTCATGTAAGAGCCAAACCCCTTATTAAGACATGGAATCTGTGAATGAACAAAGGATGGGAAGCTGTCTTGCATTTTTACTCAAATGGCCcaaatttcaccttttttttttttttaatacatcaaCTTGTACTTGTCCAAAACACATACATTAATCATTTGATCAACATGCTGCCTTTATGTGTTACCCTGTCACAGAGTGATGACGCGGGGTGCGGGTGGGTCTCCCTCAATGGCCAAGGGCTAATCTAGGTGACATACTGTGAGGATTAACAGAAGGTTGGGGGGGGagaagagaaaaagtgctatacagtGACACTGGTCACATTTCATTCAAAAGTGCAACTGGATGATGTaagtcaatgaaacaagagaCCTTGTGAAGGAACACGCACATACTCTCCGAAACAACATGTactagcacgcacacacacacacacacacacacacacattcaacagCTAACTATGGGTTTTCCTTTCATTTCGATGAGCTTTTATCCCTTTCCCTACATTAGAGATCATTAGCTGCATTAATCCTCTCCTAGCGAGCGGAGCAAACAAAGACGACACTGTTTGAAAGCACCTCACAAGACTGGAGTTTTCTTTCCAAAAAAAGTATTTCATGCACAAGCCACATAATGTGTTGTGCTACTTATTCCCACACATAAACCACACATTTAATGTTAGAAAACATACAACCAGATGTGTCAATAAACAATCGAAAGGGTCACTCACAACAAATGTTACAGTTCCTGTAGTCCTTAACTGACCTATGAcctatgtactgtacatacactgGACtaatgattctcaaactgtggtatgtgtacctgtagtggtatgcaggctccatctagtggtacactagatttgattcattattttcattttattttcctatattcaagcaCAGCGTAACTGTTTCAactctgtgtaatgttacagtggtcaaaatattaaatattaatattctgcttTATCTTTAAGATTTTCAAGCAGCTTTCTGATCAACtctttcaggatgcgctgttttgtcagCGGTCTTATTTGCCTGGCTCCACTTCGAGTGTGTCTTCTCCACGCCCACTTTGATGtaatttttagcgctttcatatcaagtccatccatccatccatccattttctaccgcttattcccttcggggtcgcggtgggcgcTGGAGCCGAGTCTACTAacaaatataagttagaactatacgctactttgaatTAGAAATGGATATAGTGGAGAATGCATATCCATGCACAAGACAGTCTGCCCCAcatcaagaggatagagaaaaagaaggacctTATTGACAACAACATTGGACTGGTTGAACTGCAATGGCGGACCATGTATGgaaatatccgctgacgtcacatgtGGCACAACGTCTCAAAAGGAGCAAATTCAGAACGAGTCAGTAGGAAGGAAAGCAAGAATATCTTACAAATATCTCCGTAATGCCTCTAATATTTGATTTCAAATTTCAATGCAGCCCACAAATACAGgtacaaataaaaaaagaaaagaagaaaacttaagttttgcataaaagggcccctttaagtacagtgttttattttcctatattctaacacagtgtcactgttcaaactgtgtgttatgttacagtggccaaaagattaaacatacttgttaaataaaacttctaccttgtttttaatgaaaacttTGGCCTATTCCaccattgtattttaatgttggtcattatggtgatacttggagaGCTAAGTTTTTACTGAGGTGatacttggtgaaaaacgtttaagaaccactgcactggaCCATTCTTCAAAATAATCAATTAGTAAAATAAATGATACTAGGCAATGACATACCGTACATCAGGAAATCACATACATGAACCATTAAGTGATGGATTTGTTATGACCAACAGTTAAACATGAATTCATTTGAAAACACACATAATGTTAACGTTCTAGTAGTAACCATCCTAAAAGGGCAAGTCAAACAATAACACTGACTGTTTTCATTACACGACTAGACTAAAATGTATGTTGCAGAGGTTGGGGTGTGTTTTGGAGAAATAAGAAGCAATGAagggtactcagtggcctagtggttagagtgttcgccctgagatcggtaggttgtgagttcaaaccctggccgagtcataccaaagactataaaaatgggacccattacctccctgcttggcactcagcatcaagggttggaattgggggttaaatcaccaaaaattattcccgggcgcggccaccgctgctgctcactgctcccctcacctcccaaggggtgatcaagggtgatgggtcaaatgcagagaataatttcgtcacaccaagtgtgtgtgtgtgacaatcattggtactttaactttagtcagtgacgtgctgtcaggggaggcaagtgaggcagtgcctcaccttgccaccagggggggtaaaaggcttaaccatgagattttcaaaaacgaagtaataaaataatataagttTGAATATTCTTTTGGTCTATGttttctatgtgattttggtgtggttcctgtatatttttagACGAGAAGTGTATTGAGCGTGTGCTTGTTGCCATggggaaaaggcaggccatgaggcagcaagtacctctgcctcaaggtagggggcgatatattgtcTACTTGCAGTTCAATGCCCcagcagtactctgactcgccacactgggagaagtgaAGGCGCTCACGGTAGCAGACACATGTCTCTCCAGCAGAagccagccttttttttttaactgtatttataacaaacataGCATTTTTATTGGagtaagccagcgtttgtgggtgtttttttgtCAGATGCTTTGAATGAAATTGaattaaatgaatgtgtctgccaagatgaaatacttctctaaactggattttaagacaaaatgaatgtaATCATACAAAGTacgttttcatggaggatagctattgctgcttcagatacaaatacagaaaggtaagatacactcacaacacttgatttattttgtttaaagcaaatgggaccaaaaagtatttaataacaactttatgAAATACTTTTTGGATCCATTTctcatatcataatatcattatgattacgtttttatgaaagcgaattactcccttctttttcgtgttattctaatgtgcaacctaaatcaacaatgattagagctgcatacatgaatttaagttaaaaaaaagaaaataaaaaaactccaaaagtatctatgcctcacctggtgtatagttcaccgcacgtcactggtagtagTCACAATAAAAACACAACCGCTACACTTCCAGATTAGTGGATTAGCTAACCCGGCGGCAGAAGGCCACTTAGTGGGATAAACAGTCGCATCACAGCCGGGGCCGCTTCACTTGGATGGAGCTTCAACAGCAAAACTTGGGAGCCAAATGTAAAATTCAGCCAGGATTCTAAGGAGTTCACAACTAACCATCAAATATAGAGAATATGGATCAAAAAGTCGACTGGCCAGTTTATTAGAAACATAAACACCGCTAGCGAGGGAGCCCCCAAAAAGGAGAAAAGCGAAATACAATGACGACGAGCTGGCGGATATCAAGCGGACTACATCCCAGCAAAGCTAATTTAGCGTCGCCAATAGTAAGAGAGATCTTAAAAACTGCCTTCTTGTGACCTTGGTCGATTAAACAAGCTCTCACCTCTCTTTGGAAGTCCGACACACCGGAGACTTGGGCATAAATCCCATGGCCAACACGATGCTCCACACAGTTCGCTAGACTTCTTCGGGGCGCTGTCTTTCTCCTCGATTTCGCAGTTTTTTGTGTCCATACAGTGGAGCGGTCACCAATAGACGACTTCCGGTTGATCATTTCCACAATAAAAGCCCCTTATGTGAGTCAAGAGTTGGGTTGCAAATGTACACACTTGGCATTATGTTCAAAAACGATTTGCTCTGTGCTAATATAACTAAAAGGTAACGTAGTTTTTATGTATGTTAAGActattccaaataaacacaatgtttaatttgtaattaatgtgtatttatgtaaTAATGTTTAGTTATGTCGAATCACAATGCCATTGTCTCTCTGTGGCAATCCCTAACAGGAAAAaatatgttaattattatttcccatagaaaaaataattattgataaTGTGTTCTTGTTACTCAAACACATGCATGAGTCAAGTAGTGTAAAAATGTTGAAGATTAAACATTTCAGTGCGTCCCCCCGCCCCCACACACTCTCAACCGTGACTAAATAGTATATTTTTtccataaaattgttataagtatatCCCTGCATGACATTGTATCATTTTTAACATTAAAGAAAGAAGTATATATTAATTTACagcaataactttattaacattgttattagcctgtaacagaaaatatagtttttcctgaaataaaaaaaagtatccttatttaaactataaacattttttgaccggtTTGAACCTATTAATATGgacaaatataattaaataagctcaataaatgataataaattcaAAATGATCAGCAACatttaactcaggagcacaatatataaactttaacctacaaaacaaaaatcaaaacaatttgtgctgattttatTATCATCAAGATGAGGAAGTCATAATTTATGCACGGttacaatgagcacgttttgcaGTACACACCTTTGTAAAGCGTGGTtcaaagcatgatactgataaaccaTGTTCACACACGCCCCACTGGCATTTCACCTTCCATGGGGGCCGCCCCACTAATCGAAAATGATTGCTTCATATAGCCAGTAGGATTTAAGACAATCTGGTCTACTGGCCCTACAAACAAGACGTCCCTATTTATTTTTCAGGGAGTTGGCAACCCTAAGTAGATCCCCTCTATTTGCGTGTGGGGGTTACGTTCTGAGACCCTCCAAGGCCCAGGGCAAAATGATGATTATCGATGAATATAAACCAAACAaatgttaaaggagccatatgtatgaATATGGCcataaatggtactgcaatcaccgtCAAAATGTTGTAGTCCCCTGcccctctccatgactgaggttgccagataagcAGCCAAATCCAGCTTGATCAACTGgaatactccaaggaacttcaaacttccactgcctcttacaagGGGTTGAGGTGCCGGGACCATAATAGCTAAATAAACaaacgttttgtcaataacaaatctctaaccaacacatttcacACAGAAATTAggatattttcaggaagaagtacgtcatgctttactacaatatcacaacaaatgccaatcatatggttattgtcagtactatcagaaaacaaaggctaaaacgaactacaaccaacgctagcaatggctATATTGGTTAAAATAAGTAGAACATGCTTAGCAgcttaatgtacgcccaaaactaaagaggatacATTTTACCaagcctataggctactgtttcaaacgtttcagattgccatataacttggtacatgtagtccacaatatgaaaACATGAATGAGAAATTATTTTGTGATTTGGCTGGCTCCATCCGTGCTAATGTTGGGACCCATTTCCTCTgcatatcagcatattgagaataggcactgacactacccatatccacaatggttttatttgtcgaaaatatattttgccctgtcagtttgaTTACACAATGACACACATATATTTCCCGCGTTAGCCTATATGTACTGTAGATGTGTCATCGAACTGGGCTATACGTATGTTCCCATTGCATGAACATACTagttttgttagacaagatcatagactgtattggacaatgtaGTTTACATATGAAcagtccatttccatttattacaagtaataagaaaacgtaaatgcttgacttacctatcaaggaggaaattagtaagtttggcatcagatgaaaaaatattATCCGCCTTcacttcaatcgtctccatctttcaaaggcatcactTAAACAAATCCtctttttgttcctggctttgtcatgaataacttgagaatcgtaacgacgcctttcaGATTTACTAAggcctgacatgtttagtaactttaccagtggcagtagctagacgaagatgGCAGTGCATaagtggcaacctggatgtgacacactcactgactttctaattggtcaaacgatagagggcgggacatcgaaattaaaacaataacaatatttcggggctgtaaatcgaaTTTTGAAATGAGCGTATTCCGACTgatctactgttatcagttatagaggtattcgaaaagaacatggtttattaatgccttttgacatatcaagaCTATCTAATGATCATTTGACATGAAATTCTTACAAACGGCTCCTTTAAATTTTTAAATGCAAAGGAACTTACCACTAATGAATGATAATGAAATATGATTGATGCAGACAATATGTATGCTGTAATGTTGTGCATTTTATGCTTTATTGTCATGGATTTGCTGTGAAAAAAATCAGCCTTTTATCATAAAGACACAGCACATATGTGTGGGGTTTCTCACAACTTAAGAAAAAAGTTAAGAAACCCGGAAACATGAATCGCAAATAGGGGATGACTGTATTGATATGTTTACAGTACAATtgcacaacatttttattttatttatttagcttttatttaaccaggtaaaaatcccattgagatcaaggaactcttttccaagggagacctgaccaagagggcagcagcaaggttacattaaaaaacagtaaacaacacataaaacatcacatttacaacattaaaacttgctcacatgacacatgtgcatacgaacaaggtagactgcaattctttcacagaagctttaaactcattcaatgtaacaagggtttacattttggggaaaaacacaaaatacagacAGTTATATTGCCAAATAACATACCATTAATAATACAGTGCAGTTCTATACTACAGAAAACGCCACCATATATTGTTTAATTATTACATATTTGACAGTATCAATCAAAACTAATGTCTGTAAAAGCACAGGAAACTTAGCGCAGAGCGAGTGGAGGAAATGCGAAGGAAGAGATGGAGCTGGAGATGGATGACTTTTACGGAGTCCTGGAtgaatgagcatgtatcggacacTTCGGTCTAGACGGATTCTTGCTCATCCGCGGGGACCGGACTTTGTCCGagcgctagtgggcagcctaggagagaatcggctctcttggttgtttCGTTGGGTCTTTTCCTGTCTCTTGCTCACACCAGTAGGCGATGGCACGGGGCACTGCAAAGGCCAACGCGGTGTAAAGTATGCGGGTgtcaaaatgttgtttttgttttgttgtttgtttatgtaTGGTGATAGCGTATGTGCGCAATATGTAAAAATGGATTGCTATTTTTTggggttttacttttgtagctgtatgtagaattgGTGCAGCTGAATTGGCAGGTGGTTTCTTCAGCTCTATCCTCTTTAATATCTTTTTTCTGCCCAACACTACTGAGCATGCGCACTCATGCACATCAACACTAAAGGTTTCCTCGAACAAAATAACCATAGCAATTAAAGTAAAAAACGTCAAACCAAAGCAAAAACAGTATAAACCTCGATTAACCTAAAATGCATGGCGCCAGTTGTTTGGCTACtctatactgtatggtgacagaatGAATGTCAATAAGTATTTTGACAAGATTTgtaaatgataatgaaaactacaaaagCACTTGTTCCAAGACCTATTTCGGACATTTTCcaaattttttttggtcaaaatccgTCCATCACTTATGTTAACTATAGGATTACGCAACTAGTTGGATTTTTATGAAGAGGCACATTTTTCAGAACaccagcttttattttgaaattcaaGCACGTCTCCCGGAAAACGAGTATGCGCTAGTTGCTGTGGCAACAATGATGTCCCTGTCTGtcattgtttttttccttcaactAACGACTCCACGCTGAATCCGAAGAAATCAAGCTAATATTTTTTTTCCGTGGGTCCGAAATAAATTAGAAGCAACCCCGACGACTCACACAACTACTCTAACGTTTAAAAACCTCGAGGTTCCGTTGCAGGCGCAACGGCTCCAGGGCAGCATTTTTCCAAGTCAGGCGGTGGGGGGCGGCTCAAAAAGTGAGATCATGAGGCTCCACACTTGCTGAACAAAAAGAATACTAACAATTCATGTTGTATTAACATATTGTATTTACAGTAATGATTTCATTACATCGAGGTGTTTTAGGTAGACAACACGTGCTTGTTACACCTAACCCCAATTGGGAGTTCACCAATTAATAAACAAGCCAAGGGAGATGTTTATTACATTTGACTCATTCAATGTGTATATAAGATACATACTGGACCATTCCAGTGACCAAAATAATATTGGAATATGACAACAGAACGGAATCCAAGAGGAAAAACAAGAGTGGTAATGACTTTTAAGCTCTTTTCACGAGAACTCATGTGACAGCTCGAAAATATGCATTTCTCCGTCACAACTTGCATGCTTGTCTCCAATGAAGAATCGGCCATTGACACAAGATTGTACTAGTGATTGGACAAATTCAAGTAGATTTCCACTCCAGCCACACATTAAGTACATTTTGCAGGCTTCACTGGTCACAAAATAAAAGGCTCTAGTCAAGTGACATTTACATGATTTATAGTATTAAGTCCtctatttaataaaatatatatggaagCAAAATACAAACATGTTCGTGGTGGCACTTAACCAATGTCAATCATATAAGCACTATTTTTTCCATTGTACCTACTAGCAAGAATGCAATCAGTTCCTAAATGAAATCAAAATATGTGTGATACAACCGCAGAAAGCTACAACATGACAGTCCATATCTACTTTTTATTTGTTGTACCATCATACATGTTGTCAACTGCCGGTCATTTTAAAACATTACACTGCCCAGAATGTATTGCAATCGGTAAAAAAAGAAACCATGAACCCAACGTGGAATGGCTACACAAGGGAGCAAAGAAAGAAAATCAATTTCTTTTTTCACATAAATGACAATGTTTTGTACATGGACATCGTCTCGGGGGTGTTACAGTAGCAAGAGGAGATATAAAGTAAGCAGACTAGAAGCTTTGATAAACTAGAATAGgtgttaaaatagttttttttatactaacCACAgcaaagaaacaaaaaaataaaaatacaataaaaatatttcaaatcttTTTGCTGTAATTAACAATAACATTATATTCTGGTCTCTGGACATATCTTATCTCCAGTGGTTTTTGCCATCAGGCTAACAGCgggtttaccaagtaaaacggaGAAGCTGGTTAAAAGATGGCTTTTGGGGCGGTGGGACAGTTTTCCAAACTGAGAGGTAAATAGGCTCTTCAGTGAGGACATTGAACATGGACTGAAAAAGTGCAGAAAGATCCATTATCTGGGTAATTCCTCTAATTACAATGTTCACCCCATGACACAAGTGAGCCTTACCAAGAAGAGTGTAACAAGTAAAAAATACACAGGGCGATAAAAACTGGGCATGGGTGTGTCAACAGATGGATGAATATGCACCTACTTCCTTTGGATAGTTACATGCACATGTGTGGGATTTAGGGAATCATAGTTTTTTTATGGTGTTGTCAGGATAGATTTATTAATCATGATTTTCCTACTACTGTACTCAACGCCAAGGACAACAATGAGGAGGCTAAAGACTCTATGGTCAAATTACAGCCAGCCCAAAACATAAATTTTGAAATggatttttggtaaataaatctGTATGAAAAGTCTTTGTCACTCATACATGTCAATGTATGATTAAAAAGCAAGCATTAAATTACAACAGTAATGTTTGTCTATGTAGGATGCAAGTGTTTGTAATCCTAAATGCCAATAATTAGATGTGGATGTGACCGGGGTCTGTGTGTGTTTACAGGGTTGACCCTTGCATCCATCACCGGTCCATCATGCTGAGGATCATTTCAGGGGTGAGGTCTCCATTAGGCGGGGCCTCCGACAGCTGCATCTCCTGTTCCTGGGACAGCTCTTCCAGCTGAATAGTGGAGTTGTCTTCACCGACAACCACCTCATGCGGGGCTTCCTCTTCCATATCTTCTTGTTCGGCACCGATCTCCTTTTTCACAATGATGTCATCCACCTCTCCAGTGACTTCGTCCTCAACGCGGATGATAGCAGCCACTGTCAAGAGAGTCTTAAGTcagctttaaaaataaataaaaaaacactacaaTTTGAACATTATTGCCACGGTATCATCAAATGTTTTCCAAAAGACAATCCCAAATTGCTGCACTGAACAAGCATTTTACTAAGACTGTAAGGCACATGTATGGAAGGTTTAAAGGCCAGACACAGGGTTGTGCATAGCGCTTCAGTCCATTATGGCACTCACTATCTGGCTTGTTCTTTGGGGGACGCCCACGCTTCCGCTTGACTGGTGGATCCTCAGGAGCCGCGATAGGAATCACTGGTGGAGCTTGTTCCACTTCGATATCAGTTAAcaaatcatcttcatcatcatcaatgtCCTCATCAAGATCAGGTTCTACACGAGGATGACAATTTTGTCTCAGTTCAGTTGTGAGTTGTTTCAATTGAACTAACATTCTACCACTTGAAGTAATGAACACTAGTTCAAAAAAAGAGGGCAGAGGCATACctgtgtcatcatcatcatcatgcctGTCCTGCATCTTCCTCTTCCTGCCACGGCGACTCTTCTTGGGAGGAGTTCCATTTTGGTCTCCAGGAATTTCACCCATGCAGTTCTCACTATGACGCAGCATCGTGTTCTGTGGGGGTAAACATAATAGTATAGCGACACACTACACAAGGTTTCTGCAAAGTAGTCACAAATCTGTGTGGGCTCAGGCCTACCCTCCGGGTGAACGTCTTGCTACATTTGTTGCAGACAAAGGCAGTGGGCACAAAATTGGGGTCGTGGTAACGTTTGAAGTGCATGTCCAGAAGCTGCTTCTGTCTGAACGTCTTCTCACACTGACTACAGGCAAAGGGCTTCTCCCCAGTGTGTGTACGCTTATGCATGATCATGTGGCGTTCCTGTCAGAGGAAAAGGGGCATGTTAAGACAGCTGTACACTAAAGATCAACACTCAAATGTTGTCCATATGGCTTACCTGCTTGCAGCAGTAGTCACACTGGTCACACTTAAAACGTTTCTCATTCTTGTGAGTCTTCTGGTGCTGGATGAGAGCATATCGCTCATGGAACACAGCGTCACAGTAACGACATTTCTTTCCCTTCTCAATAAATGAATGCTGCTTTCGCAAGTGAACACCTGAGATTTCCAAAAGGAACGACATTATTAGCTTGAACTGCACACACCCGTTTTGTTTTCGGGGCAAAaaccatagatttttttttttaccaaggtcACTCTTGCGTGCGATGACAGTGTCACAATGTGGACAATGGAACTTTGCCACATTCTCTGTGTGTTTCTGCAGGATGTGCATCTTCATGGTGCCACTCTGGGTAAAACGAGCATGACAAATGTAGCACTCGTATGGCTTCTCGCCTGCAAAAGCAAAGTGAAAGGGTCTTGTAAGTGGATGATGTGTGAAACCATGTTTTAAACACAAGAAGTCTCTAAAAAAGTATCTCACCTGAGTGCgtcctcatgtgtcttttcagttTGTAAGTGTCCCTGCTAGCATAGCTGCACAGACTACACTGGAATGGTCGCTCTCCAGTGTGAGAGCGAATGTGCCTTTTTAACTTACTCACCTAGCAAAGGAAAAACAAGTGCATTGAGAACCTCAAGACA
This is a stretch of genomic DNA from Nerophis lumbriciformis linkage group LG06, RoL_Nlum_v2.1, whole genome shotgun sequence. It encodes these proteins:
- the ctcf gene encoding transcriptional repressor CTCF; this translates as MEGDVVSMETTHPGGLAPDDGVLPEAGDPVIQGVAGASQAVEVPGNMEMMVMDALDPTLLQMKTEVLEGGGTVTVTGGDEGQIITLQVVNMEEQAGAALGLGQLQLVQVPVTTTTVDGLQATYVDGSSNKDAEPVICHTLPLPEGFQVVKVGANGEVETVEQEELQAVHNELQGTREEEETVDGEVAGDQEPDEPQPEWPKDPDYQPITPIRKGKKGKKSRLRYAEGDRDMDVSVYDFEEEQQEGLLSEVNAEKVVGNMKPPKPTKIKKKGVKKTFQCELCSYTCPRRSNLDRHMKSHTDERPHKCHLCGRAFRTVTLLRNHLNTHTGTRPHKCTDCDMAFVTSGELVRHRRYKHTHEKPFKCSMCDYCSVEVSKLKRHIRSHTGERPFQCSLCSYASRDTYKLKRHMRTHSGEKPYECYICHARFTQSGTMKMHILQKHTENVAKFHCPHCDTVIARKSDLGVHLRKQHSFIEKGKKCRYCDAVFHERYALIQHQKTHKNEKRFKCDQCDYCCKQERHMIMHKRTHTGEKPFACSQCEKTFRQKQLLDMHFKRYHDPNFVPTAFVCNKCSKTFTRRNTMLRHSENCMGEIPGDQNGTPPKKSRRGRKRKMQDRHDDDDDTEPDLDEDIDDDEDDLLTDIEVEQAPPVIPIAAPEDPPVKRKRGRPPKNKPDMAAIIRVEDEVTGEVDDIIVKKEIGAEQEDMEEEAPHEVVVGEDNSTIQLEELSQEQEMQLSEAPPNGDLTPEMILSMMDR